One genomic segment of Desulfuromonas acetoxidans DSM 684 includes these proteins:
- a CDS encoding M24 family metallopeptidase, whose product MYSDDWKTPQDELLRRCQVFQRHLTAQQIDMAIIVQNADLFYLTGSIQQGMLFVPCSGEPVYCVRRDLDRARLESALSQVVAAPSPRQLADFVREQFGMTPETLGFELDVLPVTFYERLKRSFAEVAVKDVTPLLRRVRMIKSPFELGRMRKAADQLAVVYEAAKNTLREGISELELSAHLELAARLAGHQGMTRMRAFNGEFYGGHVLSGAAGAHPTFCDTPLGGTGLTPAVAQGAGQRVIQANEPVIIDFLGAYQGYLCDQTRTLCLGGLADELRQGYEDMVEILWHMEKIARPGVSWGHIYDSCLALACEMGHKDAFMGSAGAQVGFIGHGIGTEIDEFPFIAKGFNDDLLEEGMTFAFEPKLVYPELGALGIENTYLVTADGVEVLTRCPEELAVV is encoded by the coding sequence ATGTATTCTGACGATTGGAAAACGCCACAGGATGAACTGCTTCGCCGCTGTCAGGTGTTTCAACGCCACTTGACCGCGCAGCAGATTGACATGGCCATTATTGTTCAAAATGCCGATCTGTTTTACCTGACCGGTTCCATTCAGCAGGGGATGTTATTCGTCCCCTGTTCGGGGGAGCCGGTTTATTGTGTCCGTCGTGATCTGGACCGAGCACGTCTTGAGTCAGCGTTGTCCCAGGTGGTTGCTGCTCCAAGTCCGCGCCAACTGGCCGACTTTGTCCGCGAGCAATTCGGTATGACTCCCGAGACTTTGGGGTTTGAACTGGATGTTTTGCCGGTCACTTTTTATGAACGATTAAAACGTTCCTTTGCCGAGGTGGCGGTCAAAGACGTTACGCCTTTGTTGCGACGCGTGCGTATGATCAAGTCGCCCTTTGAATTGGGGCGAATGCGCAAGGCTGCGGATCAGTTGGCTGTAGTGTATGAAGCGGCTAAAAATACACTTCGCGAAGGGATCAGTGAACTGGAATTGTCTGCCCACCTTGAGTTGGCGGCCCGCCTGGCCGGGCATCAGGGTATGACTCGTATGCGGGCGTTCAATGGTGAGTTTTATGGCGGTCATGTGCTGTCTGGCGCTGCCGGGGCCCATCCGACGTTTTGCGATACACCGTTAGGTGGTACCGGCCTGACACCTGCGGTTGCTCAAGGTGCCGGACAACGGGTGATTCAAGCCAATGAGCCGGTGATTATTGACTTTCTTGGGGCGTATCAGGGCTATCTCTGTGATCAGACACGGACCCTGTGCCTTGGCGGTTTAGCGGATGAATTGCGGCAGGGCTATGAGGATATGGTGGAAATTCTCTGGCACATGGAGAAGATTGCCAGGCCGGGTGTGTCCTGGGGGCATATCTATGATTCCTGCCTGGCTCTGGCGTGTGAGATGGGGCACAAGGACGCCTTTATGGGCAGTGCGGGAGCCCAAGTTGGTTTTATCGGACATGGCATTGGTACCGAGATCGATGAATTTCCGTTTATTGCGAAAGGATTCAATGACGATCTGCTTGAAGAGGGGATGACTTTTGCCTTTGAACCGAAGCTGGTTTATCCCGAACTTGGTGCACTTGGTATTGAAAACACCTATCTGGTTACGGCTGACGGTGTCGAGGTCCTGACACGTTGTCC
- a CDS encoding AMP-binding protein, which translates to MSEALHFTVGGLVEEMARRFPENDALVYPDRNLRYNYAQFNALCDRVARGLLSMGVKKGDHLSIWATNVPEWVILQFASAKIGAVLVTVNTSYRSAELEYILEQSDSTTLFLVQGFKDTDYVDTVYDVVPEVKSSAVGELNSEKLPFLKNVVFIGEETPAGMTNFSDLEGLADQVSEQQLDAVKATLDEHEVINMQYTSGTTGFPKGVMLTHHNIVNNGFNIGECMRFTEKDRLCIPVPFFHCFGCVLGVMACVTHGSTMVPVETFVPEEVLKTIEMEKCTAVHGVPTMFIAELEHPNFGKYDLSTLRSGIMAGSPCPIEVMKRVIRDMNASEITIAYGQTEASPVITQTRTDDPIELRVSTVGRALPDVEVKIVDIETGEALPAGKQGELCTRGYLVMKGYYKMPEATALAIDEDNWLHTGDLAVMDENGYCKITGRIKNMIIRGGENIYPREIEEFLYTHPAVSDVQVYGVPDRKYGEQVMAAIKIKDGVSLTEDEVKTFCTGRIANYKIPRYIKFVDEYPMTASGKIQKFKLREMAIKDLHLEDDEGVETA; encoded by the coding sequence ATGTCTGAAGCTCTGCATTTTACTGTTGGAGGATTGGTTGAAGAGATGGCGCGTCGTTTTCCTGAAAACGATGCTCTGGTCTACCCTGATCGCAATTTACGCTATAACTATGCGCAATTCAATGCGTTATGTGACCGGGTCGCCCGTGGTTTGTTGTCCATGGGAGTGAAAAAAGGTGACCATTTGTCGATCTGGGCAACCAATGTTCCTGAGTGGGTGATTTTGCAGTTTGCTTCGGCCAAAATTGGTGCTGTTCTGGTCACTGTTAACACCAGCTACCGCTCTGCTGAGCTTGAATATATCCTTGAGCAGTCGGATTCAACAACGTTGTTTCTGGTCCAGGGGTTCAAAGATACCGATTACGTCGACACGGTTTATGACGTGGTGCCAGAAGTGAAATCATCCGCCGTCGGTGAACTGAACAGCGAAAAATTGCCTTTCCTGAAAAATGTCGTGTTTATTGGTGAAGAAACCCCGGCCGGCATGACGAATTTCAGTGATCTTGAAGGCTTGGCGGATCAGGTGTCAGAGCAGCAGCTTGATGCGGTGAAGGCCACCCTCGATGAGCATGAAGTGATTAACATGCAGTACACCTCCGGAACGACTGGCTTTCCGAAAGGGGTAATGCTGACGCACCACAATATTGTCAATAACGGTTTCAATATCGGTGAGTGTATGCGTTTTACCGAAAAGGACCGGTTGTGTATCCCGGTGCCTTTTTTCCACTGCTTTGGCTGTGTGCTTGGTGTCATGGCCTGTGTGACCCATGGCTCAACAATGGTTCCGGTGGAAACATTTGTTCCCGAGGAGGTCCTTAAGACCATTGAAATGGAAAAATGTACGGCAGTTCATGGTGTCCCGACCATGTTTATCGCCGAGCTGGAACATCCGAATTTCGGCAAATACGATCTGAGTACATTGCGTAGTGGCATCATGGCTGGATCCCCCTGTCCGATTGAGGTGATGAAGCGGGTTATTCGTGACATGAATGCATCAGAGATTACCATTGCCTACGGTCAGACTGAGGCTTCCCCCGTCATCACCCAGACCCGTACCGATGATCCGATTGAATTACGGGTTTCTACGGTAGGGCGTGCGTTACCTGATGTTGAAGTGAAAATTGTCGATATCGAAACCGGTGAAGCCCTGCCTGCTGGAAAACAAGGCGAATTGTGTACTCGCGGTTATCTGGTCATGAAGGGCTATTATAAAATGCCTGAGGCCACGGCTTTGGCCATTGATGAAGACAACTGGTTACATACCGGTGACCTGGCGGTGATGGATGAAAACGGCTATTGTAAGATTACCGGTCGCATCAAAAACATGATCATTCGCGGTGGTGAAAACATCTATCCGCGTGAAATCGAAGAATTTCTCTACACCCATCCGGCAGTTTCCGATGTTCAGGTCTATGGTGTTCCTGACCGCAAGTACGGTGAGCAGGTCATGGCCGCGATCAAGATCAAGGACGGTGTGTCATTGACTGAGGATGAAGTGAAGACATTTTGTACCGGTCGTATCGCCAACTACAAGATTCCTCGCTATATCAAGTTTGTTGATGAGTATCCGATGACGGCCAGCGGTAAAATTCAAAAATTCAAGCTGCGTGAGATGGCGATTAAGGATCTGCATCTTGAAGATGACGAAGGTGTTGAGACAGCTTAA